A stretch of Desulfurivibrio alkaliphilus AHT 2 DNA encodes these proteins:
- the speB gene encoding agmatinase, whose protein sequence is MVYLKAMQTSMVYPRFLEDEADVGVVCPRFAVLSAPMAPTVSWGGGTEAGPAAILEASTALEVFDDELLQETVQAGIVTRPPLPLAGHDLTDDCRLIKEAVSRELAAGLFPVLLGGEHTVSGPAVAAMQEQYPDLHVVQVDAHLDLRDAYSGTPLSHACVMRRVAELGVNFSQVGIRSFSAEEWQLVQQHGWQPYTMARIHQQPDWLEQLQGEINGPVYLTIDVDGLDPAIMPATGTPEPDGLSWRQVTALIRMLTAIKPGLVGLDVVELAPRPGQEHAAFTAAKLIYRTMGYIAAKEVAATHGHGPKQV, encoded by the coding sequence ATGGTTTATTTAAAGGCCATGCAAACATCCATGGTTTATCCCCGTTTTCTCGAAGATGAGGCTGATGTTGGGGTGGTCTGCCCCCGCTTTGCCGTGCTCTCCGCTCCCATGGCGCCGACCGTCAGTTGGGGAGGGGGGACCGAGGCCGGTCCGGCGGCGATTCTGGAAGCCTCGACGGCACTTGAGGTGTTCGACGATGAACTGCTGCAGGAAACCGTTCAGGCCGGGATTGTTACCCGTCCACCTTTGCCTTTGGCGGGGCATGATTTAACCGATGACTGCCGACTGATCAAGGAAGCGGTGAGCAGGGAGCTTGCCGCCGGTCTTTTCCCGGTGCTGCTGGGCGGTGAACACACCGTAAGCGGCCCGGCGGTGGCTGCCATGCAGGAGCAATACCCCGACCTGCACGTGGTCCAGGTTGATGCCCACCTCGATCTGCGTGATGCCTACAGCGGCACCCCCTTGAGCCATGCCTGCGTCATGCGGCGGGTGGCCGAGCTGGGAGTTAACTTCAGCCAGGTCGGCATTCGCTCTTTTTCGGCTGAAGAGTGGCAACTGGTGCAGCAACACGGCTGGCAACCCTATACCATGGCCAGAATTCATCAGCAGCCGGACTGGTTGGAGCAACTGCAGGGGGAGATCAACGGGCCGGTATATCTTACCATCGATGTGGACGGCCTGGACCCGGCCATCATGCCGGCCACCGGCACCCCGGAACCCGACGGCCTGTCCTGGCGCCAGGTGACCGCGCTGATTCGTATGCTGACCGCCATTAAGCCGGGCCTGGTGGGCCTGGACGTGGTGGAGCTGGCACCCCGGCCGGGGCAGGAGCACGCCGCCTTTACCGCCGCCAAGTTGATCTACCGGACCATGGGGTATATCGCTGCAAAAGAGGTGGCGGCAACCCATGGCCATGGGCCGAAACAAGTATAA
- a CDS encoding YkgJ family cysteine cluster protein, producing the protein MSVEDFYQCRQCGYCCQGETTVSLNKNDQERLSAHLGMPLEEVKKRYLRVTGNTVQMKIVDGHCIFYDHGCTIHEGKPWRCRQWPLHPSMLDDPGNFAVITASCPGFKEGLTHEEFRRKMKEAGKDAV; encoded by the coding sequence ATGAGTGTTGAGGATTTTTATCAATGCCGCCAATGCGGCTACTGCTGCCAGGGTGAGACCACCGTCTCGCTGAACAAAAATGACCAGGAACGGCTTAGCGCTCACCTGGGGATGCCCCTTGAGGAAGTCAAAAAGCGTTACCTGCGGGTCACCGGCAATACCGTGCAGATGAAAATCGTTGACGGCCACTGTATCTTCTACGACCACGGCTGCACCATCCATGAGGGCAAACCCTGGCGCTGCCGGCAGTGGCCGTTGCACCCCAGCATGCTGGATGATCCCGGCAACTTTGCGGTAATTACCGCCTCCTGCCCCGGCTTCAAAGAAGGGCTGACCCACGAGGAGTTCCGGCGCAAGATGAAAGAAGCCGGCAAAGATGCGGTTTGA
- a CDS encoding 23S rRNA (pseudouridine(1915)-N(3))-methyltransferase RlmH, with translation MRFEIIYPGKTKEDYLARGVDDFAQRLSRYIDLELKALKAPRPGKGDDEARLIREEGRLLLSRIPDDTLVVALDPGGRLLSSPELADLLGNWQEQGRSRLVFVLGGPLGLSAEVLSRADFTLSLSPMTFTHEMARLLLLEQLYRAWSIRLGTGYHK, from the coding sequence ATGCGGTTTGAGATCATTTACCCCGGAAAAACCAAGGAAGACTACCTGGCCCGGGGGGTTGACGATTTCGCCCAGCGCCTCAGCCGCTACATCGACCTTGAGCTGAAAGCCCTGAAGGCCCCCAGGCCGGGTAAGGGCGACGATGAAGCCCGGTTGATCCGGGAAGAGGGCCGGCTGCTGCTAAGCCGCATCCCCGATGACACCCTGGTGGTGGCCCTGGACCCCGGCGGTCGCCTGCTCTCCTCCCCGGAGCTGGCCGACTTGCTGGGCAACTGGCAGGAGCAGGGCCGATCCCGCCTGGTTTTTGTGCTGGGCGGGCCCCTGGGGCTCTCGGCCGAGGTTTTAAGCCGGGCCGATTTCACCCTTTCCCTGTCGCCCATGACCTTCACCCACGAGATGGCCCGGCTGCTGCTGCTCGAGCAACTCTACCGGGCCTGGAGCATCCGGCTGGGCACCGGTTACCACAAGTAG
- a CDS encoding chemotaxis protein codes for MSQTAGSRTNILLESGTNELEVITLYLQWLDPASSASTQTSYGINAAKVRELVAMPSKLTEVPDSHPSVRGVFMLRDRTILLIDLCHWFGYQPDLSPEAKAKWVVVVTEINGKLFSFISHGVDKVHRISWNQIMPPPEVVANDSSLTGMCLVNDRIIQMIDFEKICADIDPSMAMDYVTHAVKDKAEAGQEDKFVVIADDSAMIRDQITQTLTRAGYKVKAFPDGQSAWDFLELTMGSGEVDSRILGIISDIEMPRMDGHHLCMKIKQQPAFAKVPVMLFSSLINDTARHKGEKVGADDQITKPELGTLVERLQGCLRKLGAAA; via the coding sequence ATGAGTCAAACGGCGGGTTCCCGCACCAATATTCTTCTGGAGTCCGGCACCAATGAACTGGAGGTGATCACCCTTTACCTGCAGTGGCTTGATCCCGCCAGCTCGGCTTCCACCCAAACATCATACGGCATCAATGCTGCCAAGGTGCGGGAGCTGGTGGCCATGCCGAGCAAACTCACCGAGGTGCCGGACAGCCACCCTTCGGTGCGTGGTGTCTTTATGCTCCGTGACCGCACCATTCTCCTGATCGACCTTTGCCACTGGTTCGGCTACCAGCCGGACCTGTCGCCGGAGGCCAAGGCCAAGTGGGTGGTGGTGGTAACCGAGATCAACGGCAAGTTGTTCAGCTTTATCTCTCACGGGGTGGACAAGGTGCACCGGATCTCCTGGAACCAGATCATGCCGCCGCCGGAAGTGGTGGCCAACGACAGTAGCCTGACCGGCATGTGCCTGGTCAACGACCGCATTATCCAGATGATCGATTTTGAAAAGATCTGTGCCGATATAGATCCCAGCATGGCCATGGATTACGTTACCCACGCCGTTAAAGACAAGGCGGAAGCCGGCCAGGAGGATAAATTTGTCGTTATTGCCGACGATTCCGCCATGATCCGCGACCAGATCACCCAGACCCTCACCCGGGCCGGCTACAAGGTCAAGGCCTTTCCCGACGGCCAATCGGCCTGGGATTTCCTGGAACTGACCATGGGCTCCGGCGAGGTGGACAGCCGAATTTTAGGGATTATCTCCGACATTGAAATGCCCCGCATGGATGGCCATCATCTTTGCATGAAAATCAAGCAGCAACCGGCCTTTGCCAAGGTGCCGGTGATGCTCTTTTCTTCCCTGATCAACGACACCGCCCGGCACAAAGGGGAAAAGGTGGGGGCTGACGACCAGATCACCAAGCCGGAGCTTGGCACCCTGGTGGAACGACTGCAGGGTTGCCTGCGCAAATTGGGGGCGGCAGCCTAA
- the recC gene encoding exodeoxyribonuclease V subunit gamma translates to MPVERRLILYRSNRLEALLDCLAASLQDDPPPPLSSECVVVQSRGMATWLGQSLAQRFGIWAHPDFPHPRRFIERLLRAAAGEEAATATSFSRELLTLAILELLPQLLSRPEFAPLRRYLEGADDWKSLQLAERIAYVFDQYLVYRPEMVLAWEDRQAEPEDDDRWQALLWRQLAQRFGSPARLFHQAKGRLQQGDLAQPELLPARVFLFGITTLPPVYLDLLNEAAKLLPCHLLLFAPARDYWGDILSPKAANRLLLRHHPPAANADEQHGRDFEHLHLDTGHPLLASWGEVGREFQHIMEERAEYLQPAHGDCFVNPATVEVAGASILARLQRDILELQEPAPAAADQRNSAGDSPNPNNRLPEQAAGAVDHDHSIVIHACHSPLREVEVLQDQLLAMLDVEGYRPRDIVVMVPDIETYAPLIEAVFRRPTGDRRYIPFRLADRRVSREAPLLDALLNLLDLARGRLPLSQVLDFLAREPVRQGFGLDGRQLQRLEQWLEQLRVRWGIDEEHRRRHDQPPDRQNTWRFGLDRLILGYALPGEDRYLVAGILPFDDIEGQDAQLAGVLLQFSQALFSLVDEVREAKTMARWVELVRRAMAAFFAPEERAAAGEQWQRQSLRDALVALLQESERAGLERPLELAAFLRLLRARLDEAGMAAGFLEGGLTFCTMLPMRTIPFPVVCLLGMNDGDFPRQDNPAGFDLLAAAPRPGDRSRRRDDRYLFLESLLSARRRLYISYVGRSIKDNTELPPSPLVDELLDCLERMPEAVAESTADSEGTGEEERLADRRRRTRARFVVNHPLQPFSPRYFQPDQPLLFTYAAEYAPVPSTRPVGTGQGGPDSPRPKAAATAPAPGAPTLAELHRFFRNPSRWYAEHHLGLSLPPGEEARPDREPVFLERLDAYRLNRQLLQDPASVLAAVNAGEDDEAGRRLRHLLAARGELPLAGAAAPALAEAMAAVEPVAAFLATNPAGRPLPNLPLDLELGQHLYLRGELRDRAELGLLRWRPGRSKPVFLLLAWLDHLALCARAPADQDHQCLLVARGKGQDEGQADIRIFRAVAQEQAQSLLAQLLDLWRRGQEAPLPFFPACSHAWSDKIYQAKESDPAKLCRQARQAALQAYHGGDFHPGDGADPYVGLIFQEADPAGEWSEDDSSGPGGSDWEEFTAVAETVYLPMLRVLEKAGEK, encoded by the coding sequence GTGCCTGTTGAACGCCGCCTGATCCTTTACCGCAGCAATCGCCTGGAGGCCTTGCTGGACTGCCTGGCGGCCAGCCTGCAAGATGATCCGCCGCCTCCCTTAAGCAGTGAATGTGTAGTGGTCCAGAGCCGGGGCATGGCTACCTGGCTGGGGCAAAGCCTGGCCCAGCGTTTCGGCATCTGGGCCCATCCCGATTTCCCCCACCCCCGCCGTTTCATTGAACGCCTGCTGCGGGCCGCTGCCGGAGAGGAGGCGGCCACCGCCACTTCTTTCAGCCGGGAGCTGCTGACCCTGGCGATTCTCGAGTTGTTGCCGCAGTTGCTCTCCCGGCCGGAGTTTGCCCCCCTGCGCCGTTACCTGGAGGGGGCGGACGATTGGAAAAGTCTGCAACTGGCGGAACGGATCGCCTATGTTTTCGACCAGTACCTGGTGTATCGGCCCGAAATGGTGCTGGCCTGGGAAGACCGGCAAGCTGAACCGGAGGATGACGACCGCTGGCAGGCGCTGCTGTGGCGGCAACTGGCGCAACGCTTCGGCTCCCCGGCCCGCCTTTTTCACCAGGCCAAAGGTCGCCTGCAGCAGGGCGATTTAGCCCAACCCGAGTTGCTGCCCGCCCGGGTTTTCCTTTTCGGGATCACCACCCTGCCTCCCGTGTACCTCGATTTGCTCAATGAGGCGGCCAAACTGCTGCCCTGCCACCTGCTGCTCTTTGCCCCGGCCCGTGACTACTGGGGCGATATCCTCAGCCCCAAGGCCGCCAACCGGCTGCTGTTGCGCCATCACCCCCCGGCAGCCAACGCCGATGAACAGCATGGAAGAGATTTCGAACACTTGCACCTGGATACCGGCCACCCGCTGCTGGCTTCCTGGGGAGAGGTGGGGCGGGAATTCCAACATATCATGGAAGAGCGGGCCGAATACCTGCAACCTGCCCACGGTGATTGCTTTGTCAATCCTGCAACCGTCGAAGTTGCCGGGGCCTCCATCCTGGCCCGCCTGCAAAGAGATATCCTGGAGTTGCAGGAGCCCGCCCCAGCGGCCGCTGACCAACGGAATTCTGCCGGCGACAGCCCGAACCCCAACAACCGGTTGCCTGAACAAGCGGCGGGGGCGGTAGACCATGATCACTCCATTGTCATTCATGCCTGCCACAGCCCTTTGCGGGAGGTGGAAGTTTTGCAGGACCAGCTTCTGGCCATGCTGGATGTCGAGGGTTACCGGCCCCGGGATATCGTGGTCATGGTGCCGGATATCGAGACCTACGCCCCCCTGATCGAAGCGGTTTTTCGCCGACCCACCGGTGATCGCCGCTACATCCCTTTTCGCCTTGCCGACCGCCGGGTCAGCCGGGAAGCGCCGCTTCTGGATGCCCTGTTAAACCTGCTCGACCTGGCCCGCGGCCGGCTGCCGCTGTCTCAGGTGCTGGATTTTCTCGCCCGGGAGCCGGTGCGGCAAGGTTTCGGGCTGGACGGCCGGCAGTTGCAGCGCCTTGAACAGTGGCTGGAGCAACTGCGGGTGCGCTGGGGGATTGATGAAGAGCACCGCCGTCGCCACGACCAGCCGCCGGACCGCCAAAACACCTGGCGTTTCGGCCTGGACCGGTTGATCCTCGGTTACGCGCTGCCCGGCGAAGATCGCTATCTGGTGGCCGGCATACTGCCCTTCGACGACATTGAAGGCCAGGACGCCCAGCTGGCAGGGGTACTGCTGCAATTCAGCCAGGCCCTGTTCAGCCTGGTCGACGAGGTGAGAGAAGCCAAAACCATGGCCCGCTGGGTGGAGCTGGTGCGCCGGGCCATGGCCGCCTTTTTCGCCCCGGAGGAACGGGCGGCGGCGGGGGAACAGTGGCAGCGGCAAAGCCTGCGCGATGCCCTGGTAGCGCTGCTTCAGGAGAGCGAGCGGGCGGGGCTGGAGCGCCCCCTGGAGTTAGCAGCCTTTCTGAGACTGCTGCGCGCCCGCCTGGACGAGGCAGGCATGGCTGCCGGCTTTCTGGAAGGCGGCCTGACCTTCTGCACCATGCTGCCCATGCGCACCATTCCTTTCCCGGTGGTCTGCCTGCTGGGAATGAACGACGGCGATTTCCCCCGCCAGGACAACCCCGCCGGCTTCGACCTGCTGGCCGCCGCCCCCCGTCCCGGTGACCGCTCCCGCCGCCGGGACGACCGCTACCTTTTCCTGGAATCACTGCTCTCCGCCCGCCGGCGGCTTTATATCAGCTACGTGGGCCGCAGCATCAAAGACAACACAGAACTGCCACCCTCGCCCCTGGTGGATGAATTGCTGGACTGCCTGGAGCGGATGCCGGAGGCTGTCGCAGAAAGCACCGCAGATAGTGAGGGTACCGGCGAAGAAGAGCGCCTGGCCGACCGCCGCCGGCGTACCCGCGCCCGTTTTGTCGTCAACCACCCTCTGCAGCCCTTCAGCCCGCGCTATTTCCAGCCGGACCAGCCGCTGCTGTTTACCTATGCCGCTGAATATGCACCCGTGCCAAGCACCCGGCCGGTCGGCACCGGGCAGGGTGGCCCGGATTCCCCGCGGCCCAAGGCCGCCGCCACTGCCCCCGCCCCAGGCGCCCCCACCTTGGCCGAACTGCACCGTTTTTTTCGTAATCCATCCAGGTGGTATGCCGAACATCACCTGGGCCTGAGCCTGCCGCCAGGCGAAGAGGCCCGGCCGGACCGGGAACCGGTTTTCCTGGAAAGATTGGATGCATACCGGCTGAACCGGCAACTGCTGCAAGATCCCGCCAGCGTGCTGGCGGCTGTGAACGCCGGGGAAGATGACGAAGCGGGTCGCCGGCTCCGGCACCTCTTGGCCGCCCGGGGCGAGTTGCCGTTGGCCGGGGCCGCCGCCCCGGCCCTGGCGGAAGCCATGGCCGCCGTCGAGCCGGTGGCCGCCTTTCTGGCCACCAATCCCGCCGGCCGTCCCTTGCCGAATCTGCCCCTTGACCTTGAGCTTGGACAGCACTTGTATTTGCGCGGTGAGCTGCGGGACCGGGCCGAGCTGGGCCTGCTGCGCTGGCGGCCCGGCCGAAGCAAGCCGGTTTTTCTGCTGCTGGCCTGGCTTGACCACCTGGCCTTGTGCGCCCGGGCCCCGGCCGACCAAGACCACCAGTGCCTGCTGGTGGCCAGGGGTAAGGGGCAAGACGAAGGCCAGGCGGATATCCGCATTTTTCGGGCGGTGGCGCAAGAGCAGGCCCAAAGCCTGCTGGCCCAACTGCTCGACCTGTGGCGACGGGGGCAGGAAGCGCCGCTGCCTTTTTTCCCGGCTTGCTCCCACGCCTGGTCAGATAAGATTTACCAAGCCAAAGAAAGTGACCCCGCGAAACTTTGCCGCCAGGCCCGACAGGCCGCCCTGCAAGCGTACCACGGCGGAGATTTTCATCCGGGTGACGGGGCCGACCCTTACGTGGGGCTGATCTTCCAGGAGGCGGACCCGGCGGGTGAGTGGTCGGAGGATGACAGCTCGGGGCCCGGCGGGAGCGACTGGGAAGAATTCACTGCGGTGGCCGAAACCGTTTACCTCCCCATGCTCCGAGTTTTGGAAAAAGCTGGAGAAAAATGA
- a CDS encoding UvrD-helicase domain-containing protein, which produces MITPQPFNAAALPSAPLQLIEASAGTGKTYSITSLYLRFILEQELPVEKILVLSFTEAATAELHGRLRARLQAAATAFQQGGGTNDPFLQELVRNSRRPERDLRLLQRAVSDIDQAAVTTIHSFCHRVLQQGAFESGMPFELELLGEVTPFIDELIYDFLATLHHRDDPRLLALWRRVYSLTELRALVREGLRHRHFPLLTGVSEQPHRIFGRSARLTYRGYAAPGCLPEPAARLFAYGPLDRQFSAPVGAETSPWAGQMADIQRRYTRARQCWQQNREEIVKTLHDTDFLKKYRDLLAAGLVDKLAVHLAAPEPRSLVLPSGAEKMTPAVFNDPDGGVCKKINIKKGNIPRHRFFDLWAHYMEPVQKLAFSYQTAIQQELLAFARRELPARLAAAGLQSFDDLLYGLERALRGPGAAALRRFIGSRYPVALIDEFQDTDPVQYSIFQQVYGQHVAGGREEGRRLILIGDPKQAIYAFRGADIFAYLQAAQDAGEQRYTMTINWRADRRLVAAVNALFQPVAQPFVVPGIDFPAVTARPDAPDLWRETTSAGEEDEQPLQFLLPPPKLAERLNSGPGRLPARSRVEKAVPNLVAADIVRLLEGAGSLGERGLRPADIAVLVRSNQQAALVQHALQRRGVAAVLHSRESVFQSTEARQLSILLHGLLGQAGEPQRRAAMLSGLLGCTRAELESLEEDEQQWQSWLLRFTRWSRLWSERGFMAVMRAIGEEQEMPARLLNHPNGQRRLTNFRHLAELLHNQEREAHLQPPALLKWLDEGIAGLRPGSEFDELRLESDEEAVQVLTIHRSKGLQYPVVYCPYLWKTGKRKNEEKDKFFTFHDPDDHWQGKITLQPDDEQRQARRRELFAEDLRLLYVALTRARHCCRAVWFGADGYQESALAYLLHGGEQGHPPADLTGLSFAELQQRLHRRVANEPDWGLQTASAETIPAPPQHGQVQKPSAAAAADPTRLRQMQTTIDTAWRVGSFSHLIARASELNATVSERDYDAAADAAATVAGDSAGAAARTATGDSDGDAAGDRGGAAPVTAAGAPPVSLRLAARVPLADLPAGAAIGNLWHRILELISFQQPDQHQEIIAEQLRIFGVDRRQWQPVLEEALATILDTPLTAAEPFRLADIKDTERLNEMAFIGPVRQQDQPLEAADLARVFKQFPENLPPGYADRLAQLRFPALQGYLKGFVDLICRWQNKWYVIDYKSNLLGPTHADYQPANLLPAMSNHHYILQYHLYTLALHRHLAQRLPDYDYDQHFGGALYLFLRGLHPDLGPAAGIHHERPPRQRIEALAGL; this is translated from the coding sequence ATGATTACCCCGCAACCCTTCAACGCCGCCGCTTTGCCGTCGGCCCCGCTGCAACTCATCGAGGCCAGCGCCGGCACAGGCAAGACCTATTCCATTACCTCGCTCTACCTGCGTTTTATTCTGGAACAGGAACTGCCGGTGGAAAAGATCCTGGTGCTGAGCTTCACCGAGGCCGCCACCGCCGAACTGCACGGCCGCCTGCGCGCCCGCCTCCAGGCCGCCGCCACCGCCTTCCAGCAGGGCGGTGGTACTAATGATCCTTTCCTGCAGGAACTGGTTCGCAATAGCCGCCGGCCGGAACGGGATCTGCGGCTGCTGCAGCGGGCCGTCAGCGATATCGACCAGGCGGCGGTGACCACCATTCACAGCTTCTGCCACCGGGTTTTGCAGCAGGGCGCCTTTGAAAGCGGGATGCCCTTTGAGCTGGAACTGCTCGGCGAGGTGACGCCATTTATCGATGAACTGATCTACGATTTTCTGGCCACCCTCCACCATCGCGATGATCCCCGGCTGCTGGCGCTCTGGCGCCGCGTTTACAGCCTTACGGAACTGCGCGCCCTGGTGCGGGAGGGGTTGCGCCACCGCCACTTCCCGCTGCTTACCGGGGTAAGCGAACAGCCGCACCGCATCTTCGGGCGATCAGCCAGGCTTACGTACAGGGGGTACGCTGCGCCTGGCTGCTTGCCCGAACCTGCGGCACGGCTGTTCGCTTACGGCCCGTTAGACCGGCAGTTTAGTGCCCCAGTCGGCGCTGAAACTTCCCCCTGGGCCGGGCAAATGGCCGATATTCAAAGGCGTTACACCAGGGCGCGGCAGTGCTGGCAACAAAACCGAGAGGAGATCGTCAAAACTCTGCATGACACCGATTTTTTGAAAAAATACCGCGATCTGCTGGCCGCCGGCCTGGTCGACAAACTGGCCGTCCACCTGGCCGCCCCCGAACCTCGATCCCTGGTGCTGCCGTCAGGGGCGGAAAAAATGACTCCCGCTGTTTTCAACGACCCCGACGGCGGGGTCTGCAAGAAAATCAACATCAAAAAGGGTAACATTCCCCGCCACCGGTTTTTTGACCTCTGGGCGCATTACATGGAGCCGGTGCAAAAGCTGGCTTTCTCCTACCAGACGGCCATCCAGCAAGAGCTGCTGGCCTTTGCCCGCCGGGAGTTGCCAGCCCGGCTGGCCGCCGCCGGCCTGCAATCTTTCGATGATCTCCTCTACGGCCTGGAGCGGGCTTTGCGAGGGCCGGGGGCGGCGGCTCTGCGCCGCTTTATCGGCAGTCGCTACCCGGTGGCCCTGATCGATGAATTCCAGGATACCGACCCGGTGCAGTACAGTATTTTTCAACAAGTTTATGGCCAACATGTTGCCGGCGGGCGGGAAGAGGGGAGGCGGCTGATTTTAATCGGTGACCCCAAGCAGGCCATCTATGCCTTCCGGGGCGCCGATATCTTTGCTTACCTGCAGGCGGCGCAGGATGCCGGTGAGCAGCGTTACACCATGACCATCAACTGGCGGGCCGACCGGCGCCTGGTGGCGGCGGTCAACGCCCTGTTTCAACCGGTTGCCCAGCCCTTTGTGGTGCCGGGGATCGATTTCCCGGCGGTAACGGCCCGCCCCGATGCGCCCGACCTGTGGCGGGAAACAACGTCCGCCGGCGAAGAGGATGAGCAACCACTGCAGTTTCTGCTCCCGCCCCCTAAGCTGGCGGAACGACTTAACAGCGGTCCCGGACGGCTGCCGGCCCGGAGCCGGGTGGAAAAAGCAGTGCCTAACCTGGTGGCGGCGGATATCGTCCGCCTGCTGGAAGGTGCCGGCAGCCTGGGGGAAAGAGGGTTGCGACCGGCGGATATCGCAGTGCTGGTACGCAGCAACCAGCAGGCCGCCCTGGTTCAGCACGCCTTGCAACGTCGGGGGGTGGCGGCGGTGCTGCACAGCCGGGAGAGTGTCTTTCAGAGTACCGAGGCGCGGCAGTTGTCCATCCTGCTCCACGGCCTGCTGGGCCAGGCCGGCGAGCCCCAGCGCCGGGCAGCCATGCTCAGCGGTCTGCTGGGTTGCACCCGGGCCGAACTGGAGAGCCTGGAAGAAGACGAGCAGCAGTGGCAGAGCTGGCTGCTGCGCTTTACCCGCTGGAGTCGATTATGGAGCGAGCGGGGTTTCATGGCCGTGATGCGGGCCATCGGCGAGGAGCAGGAGATGCCGGCCCGGTTGCTCAATCACCCCAACGGCCAACGGCGACTCACCAATTTTCGCCACCTGGCGGAACTGCTCCATAACCAGGAACGGGAAGCCCATTTGCAGCCGCCAGCCCTGCTCAAATGGCTGGATGAAGGGATTGCCGGCCTGCGCCCCGGCTCCGAGTTCGACGAGTTACGCCTGGAAAGCGACGAGGAAGCGGTCCAGGTGTTGACCATCCACCGCAGCAAAGGGCTGCAATACCCGGTGGTTTACTGCCCCTACCTGTGGAAAACCGGCAAACGGAAAAATGAAGAGAAAGACAAATTTTTCACCTTCCACGACCCCGATGATCATTGGCAGGGTAAGATCACCCTGCAGCCCGATGATGAGCAGCGCCAGGCCCGCCGCCGGGAATTGTTCGCCGAAGACCTGCGCCTGCTCTACGTGGCCCTCACCCGGGCCCGCCACTGTTGCCGGGCGGTGTGGTTCGGCGCCGATGGCTACCAGGAATCGGCCCTGGCCTACTTGCTGCACGGCGGTGAGCAAGGTCACCCGCCCGCCGACCTGACCGGCTTATCCTTTGCCGAGTTGCAGCAACGGTTGCACCGGCGGGTGGCCAATGAACCGGACTGGGGCCTGCAGACCGCGTCGGCAGAAACCATTCCGGCGCCGCCGCAGCACGGGCAGGTCCAAAAACCATCTGCCGCCGCCGCGGCGGACCCGACCCGGCTGCGGCAGATGCAAACCACCATCGACACCGCCTGGCGGGTGGGCAGTTTTTCCCATCTCATCGCCCGGGCGTCGGAGCTCAATGCCACCGTCAGTGAGCGCGATTACGACGCCGCGGCGGATGCTGCCGCGACCGTTGCCGGCGATTCGGCCGGAGCTGCCGCCAGAACTGCCACCGGAGATTCCGATGGAGATGCCGCCGGCGATCGCGGCGGGGCGGCACCGGTTACGGCGGCCGGCGCCCCCCCCGTCTCATTGCGGCTTGCCGCCCGCGTCCCCTTGGCCGACCTGCCCGCCGGGGCGGCTATCGGCAATCTCTGGCACCGCATTCTGGAGCTGATTTCTTTTCAGCAACCCGATCAGCACCAGGAGATCATCGCCGAGCAGTTGCGCATCTTCGGGGTTGACCGCCGACAATGGCAACCGGTGCTGGAAGAGGCCCTGGCCACCATCCTCGACACCCCGCTGACCGCCGCCGAGCCCTTCCGGCTGGCGGACATCAAAGACACGGAGCGGCTCAACGAAATGGCCTTCATCGGCCCGGTGCGCCAGCAAGACCAGCCCCTGGAAGCCGCCGACCTGGCCCGGGTTTTTAAGCAGTTTCCTGAAAACCTGCCTCCCGGTTACGCCGATCGCCTGGCACAACTGCGCTTCCCGGCCCTGCAGGGATACCTGAAAGGCTTTGTCGATCTTATTTGCCGGTGGCAGAACAAATGGTATGTCATCGATTACAAGAGCAACCTGCTGGGCCCCACCCACGCCGACTACCAACCCGCCAACCTGCTGCCGGCGATGAGCAACCACCACTATATCCTCCAGTACCACCTCTACACCCTGGCCCTGCATCGCCACCTGGCCCAGCGGCTGCCGGATTACGACTATGATCAACACTTCGGCGGCGCCCTCTACCTGTTTCTCCGCGGCCTGCACCCGGACTTGGGCCCCGCCGCCGGCATCCACCACGAACGCCCACCCCGCCAGCGCATCGAAGCCCTTGCCGGATTATGA
- a CDS encoding 3'-5' exonuclease, translated as MTTFAAIDFETANYRSNSACAVGVVVVSHGRVVQRFYELIRPPSNWFVFTHIHGLTWRDVRNAPAFGDIWPQIAKEMGQVEFLAAHNASFDQGVMLACCAENALPPPAPPFICTVRLSRKQWNIHPTKLPDVCRQLQIPLHHHHAASDAEACAQIVLTALNQGWRPG; from the coding sequence ATGACCACCTTCGCCGCCATCGATTTCGAAACCGCCAACTACCGCAGCAACAGCGCCTGCGCCGTGGGAGTGGTGGTGGTTTCCCACGGCCGGGTCGTGCAGCGTTTTTACGAGTTGATCCGGCCGCCATCGAACTGGTTTGTGTTTACCCACATCCACGGCCTGACCTGGCGCGATGTACGCAACGCGCCGGCTTTCGGCGATATTTGGCCGCAAATTGCTAAAGAGATGGGCCAGGTGGAATTTCTGGCCGCCCACAATGCTTCTTTCGACCAGGGCGTAATGCTGGCCTGTTGCGCCGAAAATGCCCTGCCGCCGCCGGCCCCGCCCTTTATCTGCACCGTGCGACTGTCTCGCAAGCAATGGAACATTCACCCCACCAAGCTGCCCGATGTCTGCCGCCAGCTGCAAATCCCCCTGCACCACCACCATGCCGCCTCAGATGCCGAAGCATGCGCTCAGATCGTACTGACCGCCCTGAACCAGGGCTGGCGGCCGGGGTGA